In Paenibacillus algicola, a genomic segment contains:
- the rpoD gene encoding RNA polymerase sigma factor RpoD, which yields MAKDQHTELETEFTLDQVKDQLIEQGKKRSVLSYKDIMEKLSPFDQDPEQMEEFYEQLGDLGIEVVNENDDDRERRQSDDAEDNHTEDFGFDEDLSLPPGIKINDPVRMYLKEIGRVPLLSADDEVELAKRINQGDEEAKRRLAEANLRLVVSIAKRYVGRGMLFLDLIQEGNMGLIKAVEKFDYEKGFKFSTYATWWIRQAITRAIADQARTIRIPVHMVETINKLIRVSRQLLQELGREPSPEEIAAEMELSVEKVREIMKIAQEPVSLETPIGEEDDSHLGDFIEDQEALAPADAAAYELLKEQLEDVLDTLTEREENVLRLRFGLDDGRTRTLEEVGKVFGVTRERIRQIEAKALRKLRHPSRSKRLKDFLE from the coding sequence ATGGCGAAGGATCAGCATACTGAACTAGAAACGGAATTTACGCTGGATCAAGTCAAGGACCAATTGATTGAACAGGGTAAAAAGAGATCCGTACTTAGCTATAAAGATATTATGGAGAAGCTGTCTCCATTTGATCAGGACCCGGAACAGATGGAGGAATTCTACGAGCAGCTCGGCGACCTGGGGATTGAAGTGGTTAATGAAAATGACGATGACCGGGAGCGCCGCCAGTCTGATGACGCGGAAGATAACCATACTGAGGATTTCGGGTTTGACGAGGATCTGTCGCTGCCACCTGGCATCAAAATCAACGATCCCGTGCGGATGTACCTCAAGGAGATCGGCCGGGTACCGCTGCTATCCGCAGATGATGAGGTGGAGCTGGCGAAGCGCATTAATCAAGGAGACGAGGAAGCCAAGCGCCGTCTGGCCGAAGCTAACCTTCGCCTCGTAGTCAGTATCGCCAAGCGGTATGTAGGACGTGGCATGCTGTTCCTGGATCTGATTCAGGAGGGCAATATGGGCTTGATTAAAGCCGTTGAGAAATTCGATTACGAAAAAGGCTTTAAATTCAGTACGTACGCAACCTGGTGGATTCGTCAGGCGATTACCCGGGCGATTGCCGACCAGGCTCGTACCATTCGTATTCCTGTTCATATGGTGGAAACGATTAATAAGCTGATTCGTGTCTCGAGACAGCTGCTGCAGGAGCTGGGCCGTGAGCCGTCTCCGGAGGAGATTGCGGCTGAGATGGAATTGAGCGTCGAGAAGGTTCGGGAGATTATGAAGATCGCGCAGGAGCCGGTGTCTTTGGAAACGCCGATTGGTGAAGAGGACGATTCCCACCTGGGAGACTTCATCGAGGATCAGGAAGCGCTGGCACCAGCCGACGCGGCGGCTTATGAGTTATTAAAGGAGCAGCTGGAGGATGTCTTGGATACGTTGACCGAGCGGGAAGAGAACGTGCTGCGTCTTCGCTTCGGGCTGGATGACGGCCGTACCCGGACGCTGGAGGAAGTGGGCAAGGTGTTTGGCGTTACGCGGGAGCGCATTCGTCAGATTGAAGCGAAGGCACTGCGCAAGCTTCGTCATCCCAGCCGCAGTAAGCGTCTGAAGGATTTTCTCGAGTAA
- a CDS encoding tRNA (adenine(22)-N(1))-methyltransferase, giving the protein MKLSNRLQAILNRIPPGSRMADIGSDHALLPSAAVQAGVCLSAIAGEVNQGPYEAAQRQVRQEGLAGSISVRKGDGLQVLEPGEADVITIAGMGGSLIAAILNNGRDKLTGVSRLVLQPNVGEDILRKWLLAHGWVLVDECILEEDGKIYEVLTAVPEEGSESSNGMLYQEYTLDCGILLSADWLLRFGPILIKQPTAVFAEKWSSELRKTEGVLAMVEQSQLPTAEVKAKELKDHIHMIKEVLSCLRKDKP; this is encoded by the coding sequence ATGAAACTTTCAAATCGTTTACAAGCTATACTGAACCGGATTCCGCCAGGCTCCAGAATGGCCGATATCGGTTCGGATCATGCCCTGCTGCCATCGGCAGCCGTTCAGGCAGGTGTGTGCCTCTCCGCTATTGCGGGCGAGGTTAATCAGGGTCCCTATGAGGCGGCTCAAAGACAGGTGCGTCAGGAAGGCCTTGCCGGCTCCATATCTGTTCGAAAAGGAGACGGGCTTCAGGTTCTTGAGCCTGGCGAAGCCGATGTCATCACGATTGCAGGTATGGGCGGAAGCCTGATTGCGGCCATTCTGAACAACGGCCGGGACAAGCTGACGGGTGTCAGCCGTCTCGTGCTGCAGCCGAACGTGGGTGAGGACATTTTGCGAAAATGGCTGCTGGCACATGGCTGGGTACTGGTGGATGAGTGCATTCTTGAAGAAGATGGCAAAATTTACGAAGTGCTGACGGCTGTACCTGAGGAAGGATCAGAGTCCTCTAACGGGATGCTGTATCAGGAATATACGCTGGACTGCGGCATTCTCTTGTCAGCCGATTGGCTGCTGCGCTTCGGGCCTATTTTGATCAAGCAACCAACCGCGGTGTTTGCTGAGAAATGGAGCTCGGAGCTGCGCAAGACAGAAGGGGTGCTGGCGATGGTGGAGCAGTCTCAGTTACCTACAGCCGAGGTCAAGGCTAAGGAGCTGAAGGACCATATTCACATGATCAAGGAGGTGCTGTCATGCTTGCGAAAGGACAAACCGTAA
- a CDS encoding Nif3-like dinuclear metal center hexameric protein, with amino-acid sequence MLAKGQTVIQHMEQLAPKSAAEPDDRIGLQLGSLNKEISQVLIALDVTEEVVDEAVAAGVDLIIAHHAIIYRPLKGLQTDTPMGRIYEKLIKHDIAVYISHTNLDITEGGMNDWMAEALGIQNPVSIHEVHTETLYKLVTFVPKSHHQEVLDAVLNAGAGHLGEYSHCSFNTEGFGTFMPLADSSPFIGAPGKLERVDEVRVETIVPDGIRKKVVQALLKHHPYEEVAYDLYPLELKGRTLGLGRTGKLRQEMTLEDFAEVVKQQLDVPHVRVVGKPGRVIRKAAVIGGSGGKFMHAAMFKGADVLVTGDVDYHTALDALAAGLCLIDPGHNAEKIMKEKVALWLSEKLKQQGAATKVTASRINTEPFRFM; translated from the coding sequence ATGCTTGCGAAAGGACAAACCGTAATTCAGCATATGGAGCAGCTGGCTCCGAAATCTGCAGCCGAGCCCGATGACCGGATTGGGCTGCAGCTGGGAAGTCTAAATAAGGAAATCTCTCAGGTTCTCATCGCTCTGGATGTGACAGAGGAAGTGGTGGATGAGGCTGTGGCAGCGGGTGTAGATCTGATCATTGCGCATCATGCCATCATTTACAGACCGTTGAAGGGCCTGCAGACAGATACCCCTATGGGGCGGATCTACGAAAAGCTGATCAAGCATGATATTGCCGTGTACATCAGCCACACGAATCTGGACATTACCGAAGGCGGGATGAACGACTGGATGGCCGAGGCGCTCGGTATCCAAAATCCGGTCAGTATTCATGAGGTGCATACGGAAACGCTGTACAAGCTGGTAACCTTTGTCCCCAAGAGCCATCATCAGGAGGTGCTGGATGCTGTCCTGAACGCCGGCGCCGGTCATCTTGGTGAGTACAGCCACTGCAGCTTCAATACAGAGGGCTTTGGTACCTTTATGCCTTTAGCCGACAGCTCTCCGTTCATCGGAGCTCCGGGAAAGCTGGAGCGGGTCGACGAGGTCAGAGTGGAGACCATTGTTCCTGACGGAATCCGTAAAAAAGTGGTTCAGGCCTTGCTAAAGCACCACCCATACGAGGAGGTTGCTTATGATCTGTACCCGCTGGAGCTGAAGGGCCGCACATTAGGCCTTGGCCGTACCGGAAAGCTGCGGCAGGAAATGACCCTGGAGGATTTTGCCGAGGTGGTGAAGCAGCAGTTAGACGTTCCTCATGTCAGAGTTGTGGGGAAACCGGGCAGGGTGATCCGGAAGGCGGCTGTAATTGGCGGGTCCGGCGGCAAGTTTATGCATGCGGCGATGTTCAAGGGCGCCGATGTGCTCGTCACCGGCGATGTGGACTACCATACAGCCCTGGACGCGCTCGCGGCCGGTCTGTGCCTCATTGACCCCGGACATAATGCAGAGAAGATTATGAAGGAGAAGGTCGCCCTCTGGCTGAGTGAGAAGCTGAAGCAGCAGGGCGCCGCCACGAAGGTAACTGCGTCCAGGATCAATACCGAGCCGTTCCGCTTCATGTAA